The sequence below is a genomic window from Candidatus Hydrogenedentota bacterium.
ATTAGCACATCGTAATTCTTTGGCTTCATCCAAATAAGAACCACCCTTTACGCTTTTTGGATATTTGGAACCCACAGTGGTTACGGGATTTTTCGATTCAATTTTTTCATAATAAGCAGGGTCATATTGGTCAAGGGTCCATTCGCTTAAATTGCCCAGCATATCATGCAAGCCCCAGGCATTGGGTTTTAATTGGCCAACATGATGAAACTTTCCATTGCTATTGTCTTTAAAGTAGCCATACTCTTTTAAACTCTGCGCATCATTACCAAACGGATACGTGGTTTCGCTTCCGGCCCGGCAGGCATATTCCCATTCGGCTTCGGTGGGCAAACGGAAAAAGATTCCGGTTTTAGTGTACAACCATTTGCAATACATCATAGCCGCTGTATGACTCATGCTGTTAACCGGATGGTTGCCATCGCGGCCCATACCCCAGGTAAGATCGATATATTGAGGTGTAGCGCGGGTTACACCGTCTATTTTTTTGCTTTGGGGCAAGTTGTTATCCTTAAAGTATAAGTCCCATTCGGCAAACGTCACTTCTTTGGTTCCCATCCAGAATTTTCCAAGTTCAATTTCCTTCTGCGGACCTTCATCGCCATCTCTTCCACGTTCTGTTGCAGGGCTTCCTATTTTAAATTTTCCGGCCGGGATTGCCGTCATTTTAAATGTTACGGA
It includes:
- a CDS encoding SUMF1/EgtB/PvdO family nonheme iron enzyme, giving the protein SVTFKMTAIPAGKFKIGSPATERGRDGDEGPQKEIELGKFWMGTKEVTFAEWDLYFKDNNLPQSKKIDGVTRATPQYIDLTWGMGRDGNHPVNSMSHTAAMMYCKWLYTKTGIFFRLPTEAEWEYACRAGSETTYPFGNDAQSLKEYGYFKDNSNGKFHHVGQLKPNAWGLHDMLGNLSEWTLDQYDPAYYEKIESKNPVTTVGSKYPKSVKGGSYLDEAKELRCANRIASHANWNIRDPQIPKSKWWLTDGMFMGFRVVRPLVQPSKE